A genomic segment from Actinomyces lilanjuaniae encodes:
- a CDS encoding DUF6571 family protein yields MVSGVLNGVGESGEALVLSDMGRALVGQTLARYPDGVSDSAKVGNNPAYTESASKEAAWSADLPEQPLLSDLALSNLLGQVGQDSDAAVDLQASLTAFNNERVAVVVEDIKNGSQDYDALAEILQEQGRTNGFFRGAVARTSEQVGADADERVQAYVDTAAALASLIPVAPGAGGLIDAAAGFTKSQVIGAASGSASSALAGQEAEARSRNQENYVEGEAFSEVVTTLTLLSSGLYTDEELAQVPRGTDDDVSSVLAPSGNVLIKAVTDAQEEDLSVLSDEQYQALADIGGVLPSDGRPGLSDITDRVADEYRQGHNKACPGSGNPPVPRGR; encoded by the coding sequence GTGGTCTCGGGGGTGCTCAACGGTGTGGGTGAGAGCGGTGAGGCGCTGGTCCTGTCAGACATGGGCAGGGCGCTGGTGGGCCAGACCCTGGCGCGATATCCTGACGGCGTCAGTGATTCGGCTAAGGTAGGTAATAATCCCGCGTACACAGAGTCGGCATCTAAAGAGGCGGCGTGGTCTGCTGATCTTCCTGAGCAGCCCCTGCTGTCGGACCTTGCGTTGTCGAACCTGCTGGGTCAGGTGGGGCAGGACAGCGACGCGGCTGTTGATCTGCAGGCCTCGTTGACCGCCTTCAACAACGAGCGTGTCGCTGTGGTGGTCGAGGACATCAAGAACGGGAGCCAGGACTACGACGCCCTTGCGGAGATCCTCCAGGAGCAGGGTCGGACCAACGGCTTCTTCCGGGGTGCGGTGGCCAGGACCAGCGAGCAGGTCGGCGCCGACGCTGACGAGCGTGTGCAGGCCTATGTCGACACGGCTGCCGCCCTGGCTAGCCTCATCCCCGTGGCCCCGGGGGCTGGCGGGCTCATTGATGCTGCGGCCGGCTTTACCAAGTCCCAGGTGATAGGTGCGGCCAGCGGCTCGGCCAGCAGCGCCCTGGCGGGCCAGGAGGCGGAGGCCAGGAGCAGGAACCAGGAGAACTACGTGGAGGGGGAGGCCTTCAGCGAGGTCGTCACGACGCTGACTCTGCTGAGCAGCGGGCTCTACACCGACGAGGAGCTGGCACAGGTTCCGCGCGGAACCGATGACGACGTGAGCTCGGTGCTGGCCCCGTCTGGCAACGTCCTTATCAAGGCTGTCACTGACGCTCAGGAGGAGGACCTCTCGGTGCTCAGTGACGAGCAGTACCAGGCCCTGGCCGATATCGGCGGGGTCCTGCCCTCCGACGGCAGGCCTGGGTTGTCCGACATTACTGACAGAGTTGCCGATGAGTACCGCCAGGGACATAACAAAGCGTGTCCCGGCAGCGGGAACCCTCCTGTACCGAGGGGGCGGTGA
- a CDS encoding DUF6571 family protein has translation MATIFLDPEKLQVQIDKLFSVADSCDDARRSIDQRSEELGDPYEGIDFFPLSASNAANNLRVCAEDVRGVKDTIVELNENGVAAMDAEGVITCTIPDDVTIESVRQLADWGQGVVDGRELEELVGGGVPGSGRSYEEVLASVRAGVEGDPAYAQALVDQVGGEGLTGLPLEAEDYVTRDSAYGQVEERPGAGAELAGLLGRALASASRRGGGQGA, from the coding sequence GTGGCTACTATTTTTCTTGATCCTGAGAAGCTTCAGGTCCAGATTGACAAGCTGTTCTCGGTGGCTGACAGCTGCGACGACGCGCGCAGGAGCATCGACCAGAGGTCGGAGGAGCTGGGCGACCCCTATGAGGGGATCGACTTCTTCCCTCTCAGTGCGTCCAACGCCGCGAACAACCTGCGGGTGTGTGCCGAGGATGTCCGCGGGGTCAAGGACACGATTGTCGAGCTCAATGAGAACGGGGTCGCTGCCATGGACGCCGAGGGTGTCATCACGTGCACGATTCCTGACGACGTGACCATCGAGTCGGTCCGGCAGCTGGCCGACTGGGGCCAGGGTGTGGTTGATGGTCGTGAGCTGGAGGAGCTGGTGGGTGGTGGGGTGCCTGGTAGTGGGCGGTCCTACGAGGAGGTGCTGGCCTCGGTCAGGGCGGGTGTGGAGGGGGATCCTGCCTACGCCCAGGCGCTGGTTGACCAGGTGGGTGGTGAGGGGCTGACGGGTCTGCCGCTGGAGGCTGAGGACTACGTGACTCGTGACAGCGCCTACGGGCAGGTGGAGGAGCGCCCGGGTGCGGGTGCGGAGCTGGCTGGTCTGCTGGGGCGTGCCCTGGCCAGCGCCTCCCGGCGTGGGGGAGGACAGGGCGCGTGA
- a CDS encoding FtsK/SpoIIIE domain-containing protein has translation MSPWAGPRPQPLAATPAGGADPGGGGWTLRSAGPGRPKAGGARRPGGAAPQGRAGQDSAQEAAPDPRGEGFLPPVVLGREDVPGEQDQRPMTWDYTRGGHLGVAGAPRSGRSALLRLVAVGIARSASAAEVHLYGIDAGAGALLPCLSLPHCGAVVTRGESDRIRRLLALLSGEVARRQQYLASRGLASLAEQRVVAPEGERLPYLVLLIDRWDSFTAVYETTDGGAFLDQVEALMREGAAVGLRVVVTGDRRVLRGRFGMALEDRLLLRMPGPEDFEAVGMRARDVPRVMPPGRGFRAGEQAPREVQVALLEADGSGAAQAAAVHDAARWAADHWGEVPRHRRPGGVDDLPVTISAVEARRLGPALARGLVPLAVGGDTLELVQVDMVDAGNAVLVAGPRRSGRSTALLFAVQGALSTGVPVVLVLPRRSPLAALEGHRGVVGVLGPEARAEDLDRLVGGSDAPTLVVVDDYDVLGNDHALCQAMMRHMRASRDTAGGLLVGCGWMRPRGCLAG, from the coding sequence ATGAGTCCCTGGGCAGGCCCGCGCCCACAGCCCCTGGCTGCCACCCCTGCCGGAGGTGCTGACCCTGGAGGAGGCGGCTGGACCCTGCGATCAGCAGGCCCGGGGCGCCCGAAGGCGGGCGGGGCGAGGCGCCCAGGAGGCGCAGCCCCGCAGGGGCGGGCAGGCCAGGACAGTGCCCAGGAGGCGGCCCCGGACCCGCGCGGGGAGGGGTTCCTGCCGCCGGTGGTGCTGGGGCGGGAGGACGTGCCCGGGGAGCAGGACCAGCGGCCCATGACCTGGGACTACACGCGTGGGGGCCACCTGGGCGTGGCGGGTGCCCCCAGGTCTGGGCGCTCGGCGCTGCTGCGCCTGGTGGCCGTGGGGATCGCGCGCAGCGCCTCGGCGGCCGAGGTGCACCTCTACGGTATCGACGCCGGTGCGGGGGCACTGCTGCCGTGCCTGTCCCTGCCCCACTGCGGGGCGGTGGTGACCCGGGGTGAGTCCGACCGTATCCGGCGCCTGCTGGCGCTGCTGTCCGGTGAGGTGGCGCGTCGTCAGCAGTACCTGGCGAGCCGGGGGCTGGCCTCCCTGGCGGAGCAGCGGGTGGTGGCGCCCGAGGGTGAGCGCCTGCCCTACCTGGTGCTGCTCATCGACCGGTGGGACTCCTTCACCGCCGTCTACGAGACCACCGACGGGGGAGCGTTCCTGGACCAGGTGGAGGCGCTGATGCGTGAGGGTGCTGCTGTGGGGCTGCGGGTGGTGGTCACCGGTGACCGGCGGGTGCTGCGAGGCCGGTTCGGGATGGCCCTGGAGGACCGTCTCCTGCTGCGCATGCCCGGGCCGGAGGACTTTGAGGCGGTGGGGATGAGGGCTCGTGACGTTCCCCGGGTCATGCCGCCGGGGCGAGGGTTCCGCGCCGGGGAGCAGGCGCCCCGGGAGGTCCAGGTGGCCCTGCTGGAGGCGGACGGCTCGGGGGCGGCCCAGGCTGCTGCCGTGCACGATGCTGCCAGGTGGGCGGCGGACCACTGGGGCGAGGTGCCGCGGCACCGGCGCCCCGGTGGGGTGGACGACCTGCCGGTGACGATCAGCGCTGTCGAGGCGCGCCGGCTGGGGCCAGCGCTGGCCCGAGGACTTGTTCCGCTGGCGGTGGGTGGGGACACTCTGGAGCTGGTTCAGGTGGACATGGTTGATGCGGGCAACGCGGTCCTGGTGGCCGGACCACGCCGTTCAGGGAGGTCTACGGCGCTGTTGTTCGCTGTCCAGGGAGCGCTGAGCACGGGAGTACCGGTGGTGCTGGTGCTGCCTCGGCGCTCGCCGCTGGCTGCGCTTGAAGGCCACCGGGGTGTGGTCGGTGTGCTGGGGCCAGAGGCGAGGGCCGAGGACCTGGACAGGCTGGTGGGCGGGAGCGACGCGCCTACCCTGGTGGTGGTTGATGACTACGACGTCCTGGGCAATGACCACGCACTGTGCCAGGCAATGATGCGTCATATGCGCGCCAGCCGTGACACGGCTGGCGGGTTGCTAGTGGGATGCGGGTGGATGAGGCCCAGGGGATGTTTGGCGGGCTGA
- a CDS encoding FtsK/SpoIIIE domain-containing protein, producing the protein MQLLVSVVRPQAREPVIRDLVVTAQGDSTVADLAAALDTSVPDDAVAAASGAADGAALRLVVSAGQARSQEGSAVGLWAGTARLDPGDLLAGGPVHDGMVLGLGDAVQEDAELGEPAGVVELRVVSGYGAGAVHRLGLGTYTLGGDGCDIALELPGPGSPEGEDCPGPVEGLEPGARVATVSVRAGGEVVLAVDPEVAERMAPVPALRQRRLPGPLVLESRDEVNQGKDGGSIRRRGRRRRRQKEGDPVLWGREEVDPDAPRHLVELDRRPVTREVSWREGAVLRVGRTLLTVGAIPEADAVTSPTPEATTLDFNRPPRLARPGRRTEFALPRPPQRPRRQPFPFSMMVSPMVMGAGMYLVTGRVYSLLFMVLSPVMMIANRIQGRSSSRRTYRENLRRYEQQRGEVEEAAFRALSEERRLRRCDSPDPAEVLLRATGPRSTLWERRPTDPDWLELRVGTADLPSDVVLQDPDRAQHEEELRWTAPDVPVTVPVARTGVVGVCGAHRHRLAAWLTAQAAALHSPAELEMVLLMDLEEGEVARSRWEWARWLPHLRGAEGVGARVRVGVDEESVARRVGELVDLVDARREQGEAAGTGVVPTEQVLVVLDGAHALRQRPGMVHVLRAGPSVGVHVVCVDTDRTWLPEECRAVVEAGATGASVSLTGRDQVEQVLVDLVPPGWCERLARCLAPVNDVSAQGAEGAVPSSSRLLDVLDLPEPDAQAVLERWRQVGRTTRAVIGEDAEGLFSVDVSAHGPHALVAGTTGSGKSELLQTLIASLCVGNTPEAMTFVLVDYKGGAAFKDCARLPHTVGMVTDLDGHLTSRALESLGAELRRREHQLAGAGAKDIEDYVAAAGPDDEPMPRLMIIIDEFAALVAELPEFVEGLVDVARRGRSLGVHLVLATQRPAGVVSAEIKSNTNLRIALRVTDENDSQDVVETSVAARVPPSIPGRAWARLGHASLRAFQSSRVGAARPGRGRVRACAPCP; encoded by the coding sequence GTGCAGCTGCTTGTCAGTGTGGTGCGCCCGCAGGCGCGTGAGCCGGTGATCCGGGACCTGGTGGTGACCGCCCAGGGCGACTCCACCGTGGCGGACCTGGCTGCGGCGCTGGACACAAGCGTGCCCGATGACGCCGTAGCGGCTGCTAGCGGGGCGGCTGACGGGGCGGCGCTGCGGCTGGTGGTCTCAGCCGGGCAGGCCCGCAGTCAGGAGGGTTCCGCCGTGGGGCTGTGGGCGGGTACGGCCCGCCTGGACCCCGGCGACCTGCTGGCTGGCGGGCCGGTCCACGACGGGATGGTCCTGGGGCTGGGGGATGCGGTGCAGGAGGACGCCGAGCTGGGTGAGCCTGCGGGCGTGGTCGAGCTGCGGGTGGTGTCGGGGTACGGGGCCGGTGCCGTCCACCGGCTGGGGCTGGGCACCTACACCCTGGGCGGGGACGGCTGCGACATCGCCCTGGAGCTTCCGGGGCCGGGGAGCCCGGAGGGGGAGGACTGCCCGGGGCCGGTCGAGGGACTGGAGCCGGGGGCGAGGGTGGCCACCGTGTCGGTGCGGGCCGGTGGTGAGGTGGTGCTGGCAGTGGACCCGGAGGTGGCCGAGCGCATGGCCCCGGTGCCTGCCCTGCGGCAGCGTCGCCTGCCCGGCCCTCTGGTGCTGGAGTCCCGCGATGAGGTGAACCAGGGCAAGGACGGCGGCAGTATCAGGCGCCGGGGCCGCAGGCGCAGGAGGCAGAAGGAGGGGGACCCCGTGCTCTGGGGGCGTGAGGAGGTGGATCCCGACGCCCCGCGCCACCTTGTCGAGCTGGACCGCCGCCCGGTCACCCGGGAGGTCTCCTGGAGGGAGGGGGCGGTGCTGCGGGTGGGGCGGACCCTGCTGACCGTGGGAGCGATTCCGGAGGCGGACGCGGTGACCAGCCCGACGCCGGAGGCCACCACGCTGGACTTCAACCGGCCGCCTCGGCTGGCCCGGCCCGGGCGCAGGACGGAGTTCGCCCTGCCGCGTCCGCCCCAGCGGCCGCGCAGGCAGCCCTTCCCCTTCTCGATGATGGTCTCGCCCATGGTCATGGGGGCGGGCATGTACCTGGTCACGGGGCGGGTTTACTCGCTGCTGTTCATGGTGCTCTCCCCGGTGATGATGATCGCCAACCGCATCCAGGGCAGGTCGAGCTCCAGGCGGACCTACCGGGAGAACCTGCGCCGCTACGAGCAGCAGCGCGGCGAGGTGGAGGAGGCCGCCTTCAGGGCGCTGAGCGAGGAGCGCCGCCTGCGCCGCTGCGACTCCCCCGACCCCGCTGAGGTCCTGCTGCGTGCCACGGGGCCGCGCTCCACCCTGTGGGAGAGGCGGCCCACCGACCCGGACTGGCTGGAGCTGCGCGTGGGCACGGCAGACCTGCCCAGTGACGTGGTGCTCCAGGACCCCGACCGTGCCCAGCACGAGGAGGAGCTACGGTGGACGGCCCCGGACGTGCCGGTGACGGTGCCGGTGGCCCGCACGGGCGTGGTGGGGGTGTGCGGGGCGCACCGCCACCGGCTGGCTGCTTGGCTGACCGCCCAGGCGGCGGCCCTGCACTCTCCTGCCGAGCTGGAGATGGTGCTCCTCATGGACCTGGAGGAGGGGGAGGTGGCCCGGTCCCGGTGGGAGTGGGCACGGTGGCTGCCCCACCTGCGCGGTGCCGAGGGCGTGGGCGCGCGGGTACGGGTGGGCGTGGACGAGGAGTCGGTGGCCCGGCGGGTGGGCGAGCTGGTTGACCTGGTGGACGCGCGCCGTGAGCAGGGGGAGGCTGCCGGGACAGGGGTCGTGCCGACAGAGCAGGTGCTGGTGGTGCTGGACGGGGCGCACGCGCTGCGCCAGCGTCCCGGCATGGTCCACGTGCTGCGCGCTGGCCCGTCGGTAGGTGTGCACGTGGTGTGCGTGGACACCGACCGCACCTGGCTGCCCGAGGAGTGCCGGGCAGTGGTGGAGGCGGGCGCGACGGGCGCCTCCGTGTCCCTCACGGGCCGCGACCAGGTGGAGCAGGTCCTGGTCGACCTGGTCCCGCCCGGCTGGTGCGAGCGGCTGGCCCGCTGCCTGGCCCCGGTCAACGACGTCTCCGCCCAGGGAGCCGAGGGTGCAGTGCCCTCCTCCTCGCGCCTGCTGGACGTGCTGGACCTGCCGGAGCCTGACGCCCAGGCGGTGCTGGAGAGGTGGCGCCAGGTGGGGCGCACCACCCGGGCCGTCATCGGTGAGGACGCTGAGGGACTGTTCAGCGTGGACGTAAGTGCCCACGGCCCCCACGCCCTGGTGGCTGGGACCACCGGCTCGGGCAAGTCCGAGCTGCTGCAGACCCTCATCGCCTCCCTGTGCGTGGGTAACACGCCTGAGGCGATGACCTTTGTGCTGGTGGACTACAAGGGTGGGGCGGCGTTCAAGGACTGCGCCCGCCTGCCGCACACCGTGGGCATGGTCACCGACCTGGACGGGCACCTCACCTCGCGGGCGCTGGAGTCCCTGGGGGCCGAGCTGCGGCGGCGAGAGCACCAGCTGGCGGGGGCCGGCGCCAAGGACATCGAGGACTACGTGGCCGCTGCGGGGCCGGACGACGAGCCCATGCCGCGCCTGATGATCATCATCGACGAGTTCGCGGCCCTGGTGGCCGAGCTGCCGGAGTTCGTGGAGGGGCTGGTGGACGTCGCCCGGCGGGGGCGATCCCTGGGGGTGCACCTGGTGCTGGCCACCCAGCGGCCTGCCGGGGTGGTCTCCGCTGAGATCAAGTCGAACACGAACCTGCGTATCGCGCTGCGGGTCACTGACGAGAACGACTCCCAGGACGTGGTGGAGACCTCTGTCGCCGCCCGTGTCCCGCCCAGCATCCCGGGGCGGGCCTGGGCGCGCCTGGGGCACGCCAGCCTGCGGGCGTTCCAGTCCTCCCGGGTGGGGGCCGCCCGGCCGGGGCGGGGCCGCGTGCGGGCCTGCGCGCCCTGCCCCTGA
- a CDS encoding pilus assembly protein TadG-related protein, whose translation MTVVTVVAVVTRTARAGARGLLHRQRGSLSVFVVVIAAVLLLLAGLCIEGGRVLNARATLTDQAEQAARSGAQQLADGGVRQGDAVVLDTQAAGLAARSYLAGVGLSGGSEVTVGASTVSVTVERDVPTTMLRLVGLRSVHITSTGEARTATGIYEEDDL comes from the coding sequence GTGACAGTGGTGACAGTAGTGGCAGTAGTGACAAGGACAGCGCGGGCGGGCGCACGCGGCCTCCTGCACCGCCAGCGCGGCTCCCTGTCCGTCTTCGTCGTCGTCATCGCTGCCGTGCTGCTCCTCCTGGCCGGACTGTGCATCGAGGGCGGTCGCGTGCTCAACGCGCGCGCCACGCTGACTGACCAGGCGGAGCAGGCCGCCAGGTCTGGTGCCCAGCAGCTGGCCGACGGCGGTGTGCGCCAGGGGGATGCGGTCGTCCTGGACACTCAGGCGGCTGGCCTGGCAGCGCGCTCCTACCTGGCTGGTGTCGGGCTGTCGGGAGGCTCGGAGGTCACGGTGGGCGCCAGCACGGTGTCGGTGACGGTGGAGCGTGACGTGCCCACCACCATGCTGCGCCTGGTGGGGCTGCGCTCGGTCCACATCACCTCCACCGGTGAGGCACGTACCGCGACAGGAATCTATGAGGAGGACGACCTGTGA
- a CDS encoding TadE/TadG family type IV pilus assembly protein: MRRSRLPAGSARLHGQRGTLSVEMVVLVPVLMVMVLLVVAGGRMVSAEGMVQAASRDAARAASMERSVGQARAAAARSLAAADTARAHCSSWVIDADFGRGGTVTVGVGCRVRLSDLGLVMLPGTTTVTAESTAPVDTWRGTR, from the coding sequence GTGAGGAGATCACGGCTACCTGCCGGGAGTGCTCGCCTTCACGGGCAGCGCGGGACGCTGTCGGTGGAGATGGTCGTCCTGGTCCCGGTCCTCATGGTGATGGTGCTGCTGGTCGTGGCCGGGGGCAGGATGGTCTCGGCCGAGGGCATGGTCCAGGCGGCCTCCCGGGACGCCGCCCGAGCCGCCTCCATGGAGCGCTCTGTCGGGCAGGCCCGCGCTGCGGCCGCCAGGAGCCTGGCCGCCGCAGACACCGCTCGCGCACACTGCTCGTCCTGGGTCATCGACGCGGACTTCGGGCGCGGGGGCACGGTCACGGTCGGGGTGGGCTGCCGGGTACGCCTGTCCGACCTGGGGCTGGTGATGCTGCCCGGGACCACCACTGTCACGGCGGAGTCCACGGCACCGGTGGACACGTGGAGAGGAACCCGATGA
- a CDS encoding TadE family protein, which translates to MWGGGEMADVASRRRARGLVRRLREQEGASSVELLVFFPLLMLIILLTVQVALSWYGNEVAMMTAREVAREVRNGGETSSAREDGRRYAQQVGGRALTDVDVHVSVTGQEVVVHVEGEAMTILAGLVPRVHASVTAQRETFREDL; encoded by the coding sequence ATGTGGGGAGGCGGTGAGATGGCGGACGTGGCGTCACGGCGCCGTGCGCGTGGGCTGGTGAGACGGCTCAGGGAGCAGGAGGGGGCCTCCAGCGTCGAGCTGCTGGTCTTCTTCCCGCTGCTCATGCTCATCATCCTGCTGACTGTCCAGGTGGCGCTGAGTTGGTACGGCAACGAGGTGGCGATGATGACGGCTCGCGAGGTTGCCCGCGAGGTGCGCAACGGTGGCGAGACCTCCTCCGCGCGCGAGGACGGCCGCCGCTACGCCCAGCAGGTCGGCGGCAGGGCGCTCACTGACGTGGACGTGCACGTGAGCGTAACCGGCCAGGAGGTCGTGGTCCACGTCGAGGGTGAGGCCATGACGATCCTGGCCGGCCTCGTCCCGCGCGTCCACGCCTCGGTCACCGCGCAGCGCGAGACCTTCCGGGAGGACCTGTGA
- a CDS encoding type II secretion system F family protein: MLLLLLILLPPAVQPAAGLAELDTRRDQERLRRDVRRLDPGEDALPEWADVLGIRAAAVARRLGTDLFSLNADLAVVGRSLERHLATSVLVGLGGFVAPILVVGLMQLMGVPLGWSVPVIVSLALGLAGLALPTLRLRGQATEARRDFRHVVGSYLDLVSMSLSAGRGVPEALDAASALCDDPAMVRIRDALAVARLRGDTPWAALGQLGTQLRIDELRDLSAALALVAEDGAKVRESLAARASSMRRRDLADAESRAGEGSESMLVAQLVIAMGFIVFLVYPALRGIMGSSL; this comes from the coding sequence GTGCTGCTCCTGCTCCTGATCCTGCTGCCCCCTGCCGTCCAGCCGGCCGCTGGGCTGGCCGAGCTGGACACACGGCGTGACCAGGAGCGGCTGCGCCGCGACGTGCGTCGCCTCGACCCCGGAGAGGACGCCCTGCCCGAGTGGGCGGACGTGCTGGGTATCCGTGCCGCTGCCGTAGCCCGGCGGCTGGGCACCGACCTGTTCTCCCTCAACGCGGACCTGGCCGTGGTGGGGCGGTCCTTGGAGCGCCACCTGGCGACCTCCGTGCTGGTGGGCCTGGGAGGCTTTGTCGCCCCGATCCTGGTCGTCGGCCTCATGCAGCTGATGGGGGTGCCGCTAGGCTGGTCTGTCCCCGTGATTGTCAGCCTGGCGCTCGGCCTGGCGGGCCTGGCGCTGCCCACGTTGCGCCTGCGTGGCCAGGCTACGGAGGCACGCAGGGACTTCCGCCATGTGGTGGGCTCCTACCTGGACCTGGTCTCCATGTCCCTGTCGGCGGGGCGCGGCGTGCCTGAGGCCCTGGACGCCGCCTCAGCCCTGTGCGATGACCCGGCGATGGTGCGTATCCGCGACGCCCTGGCGGTGGCCCGGCTGCGTGGGGACACCCCCTGGGCAGCCCTGGGGCAGCTGGGCACCCAGCTGCGTATCGATGAGCTGCGCGACCTCTCTGCCGCCCTGGCCCTGGTGGCGGAGGACGGGGCCAAGGTTCGCGAGTCGCTGGCGGCCAGGGCCTCCAGCATGCGTCGCAGGGACCTGGCCGACGCTGAGAGCAGGGCGGGGGAGGGCTCGGAGTCCATGCTTGTGGCCCAGCTCGTCATCGCGATGGGCTTCATCGTGTTCCTCGTCTACCCGGCGCTGAGGGGAATTATGGGCAGCAGCCTGTGA
- a CDS encoding type II secretion system F family protein, giving the protein MSSETVVGVAVLCGALIGGGLFLLMGYLLGADLLPARAGSVTASSAGLAGLSRRVLLAAGVGVGVLALTRWIVLAAAAACLVAVWPLLFGGARQERLAAARIEALATWAESLRDTIAGAVGLEQAIPATVHAAAPVIRQDLALLADRMRVRVPLPTALRQLADDLDDPTADLIVSALIMNARLRGPGLRQLLGALADTARAELDMRQRVSASRSGTRRSAQIVIIFSVVVMLGLALFNRSFVAPYESAQGQLVLLVVVGLFAVGMLWMRRLSGVRLPRRFLTVTAGQGGVSGRDHLDTPGRGTQRGGRAAPAPDPAAPCRPAGRWAGRAGHTA; this is encoded by the coding sequence ATGAGCAGTGAGACGGTGGTGGGTGTCGCGGTCCTGTGCGGGGCGCTGATCGGGGGAGGCCTGTTCCTCCTGATGGGCTACCTGCTGGGCGCTGACCTGCTCCCTGCCCGAGCGGGCAGCGTCACGGCGTCGTCGGCAGGACTGGCCGGGCTGTCCCGCCGTGTCCTCCTGGCCGCCGGGGTCGGGGTGGGCGTCCTGGCCCTGACACGCTGGATCGTGCTGGCGGCTGCAGCCGCCTGCCTCGTGGCCGTGTGGCCGCTGCTGTTCGGTGGGGCCAGGCAGGAGAGGCTGGCAGCCGCCCGGATCGAGGCCCTGGCCACGTGGGCTGAGTCGCTGCGGGACACCATCGCGGGCGCGGTGGGCCTGGAGCAGGCCATCCCTGCCACGGTCCACGCCGCCGCCCCGGTCATCCGCCAGGACCTGGCGCTGCTGGCCGACCGCATGCGGGTGCGCGTCCCCCTGCCCACGGCGCTGCGCCAGCTCGCAGACGACCTCGACGACCCCACCGCTGACCTTATTGTCTCCGCCCTCATCATGAACGCCCGCCTGCGCGGGCCGGGGCTGCGCCAACTACTGGGCGCCCTGGCGGACACCGCCCGCGCCGAGCTGGACATGCGTCAGCGCGTGTCGGCCTCACGCTCTGGGACCCGGCGCTCCGCGCAGATCGTCATCATCTTCTCCGTGGTGGTGATGCTGGGGCTGGCCCTGTTCAACCGGAGCTTTGTGGCCCCGTATGAGAGCGCCCAGGGTCAGCTGGTGCTCCTGGTGGTGGTGGGCCTGTTCGCCGTCGGGATGCTGTGGATGCGCCGCCTGTCAGGGGTCCGGCTGCCCCGGAGGTTCCTGACCGTGACTGCTGGCCAGGGCGGGGTGAGCGGGCGTGATCACCTGGATACTCCTGGGCGGGGCACTCAGCGGGGCGGGCGTGCTGCTCCTGCTCCTGATCCTGCTGCCCCCTGCCGTCCAGCCGGCCGCTGGGCTGGCCGAGCTGGACACACGGCGTGA